In the Pseudomonas sp. ADAK2 genome, one interval contains:
- a CDS encoding DUF2269 family protein, with translation MSAYLLLKTLHILSSTILFGLGAGSAYYALRAWRSGNVEVIAVTFKHLVFADWAFTATTAVFQPLSGLGLMHLAGWPLQQTWLMWSIGLFCLAGVCWLPVVWLQIRVHKMADTALLKGTPMPIKAATYMRWWFALGWPAFLAFMVIFYLMVAKPA, from the coding sequence ATGAGTGCTTATCTGCTGCTGAAAACCCTACACATTCTGTCATCGACCATTCTGTTTGGTCTCGGCGCCGGCTCGGCGTATTACGCACTTCGGGCCTGGCGTAGCGGCAACGTCGAAGTGATTGCCGTGACGTTTAAACATCTGGTTTTTGCTGACTGGGCGTTCACCGCCACCACGGCAGTGTTTCAGCCGCTCAGCGGGCTGGGTCTGATGCATCTGGCGGGCTGGCCGCTGCAACAGACTTGGCTGATGTGGAGCATTGGCCTGTTTTGCCTGGCCGGCGTGTGTTGGTTGCCGGTGGTCTGGCTGCAGATTCGCGTGCACAAAATGGCCGACACCGCTTTGCTGAAGGGGACGCCGATGCCGATCAAGGCCGCCACCTATATGCGTTGGTGGTTTGCCTTGGGGTGGCCGGCGTTTTTAGCCTTCATGGTGATTTTCTACCTGATGGTGGCCAAACCGGCTTGA
- a CDS encoding HAD family hydrolase codes for MRLALFDLDNTLLGGDSDHAWGDYLCERGFLDAVTYKARNDEFYQDYLAGKLDNAEYLNFCLEILGRTEMATLDQWHLDYMRDCIEPIVLPKALALLAKHREAGDKLVIITATNRFVTGPIAQRLGVETLIATECEMIDGRYSGRSTDIPCFREGKVTRLSRWLEETGHSLEDSYFYSDSMNDLPLLEQVANPVAVDPDPNLRAEAEKRGWPVISLRD; via the coding sequence ATGCGCCTGGCTTTATTCGACTTGGACAACACGCTTTTGGGCGGCGACAGCGACCACGCCTGGGGCGATTACCTGTGCGAACGCGGCTTTCTCGATGCCGTGACGTACAAGGCACGCAACGACGAGTTCTACCAGGATTACCTGGCGGGCAAGCTGGATAACGCCGAGTACCTGAACTTTTGCCTGGAAATCCTCGGCCGCACCGAAATGGCCACCCTGGATCAATGGCACCTGGACTACATGCGCGACTGCATCGAACCGATCGTATTGCCCAAGGCCCTGGCCCTGCTGGCCAAGCACCGCGAAGCCGGCGACAAACTGGTGATCATCACCGCCACCAACCGCTTCGTCACCGGGCCGATTGCCCAGCGCTTGGGCGTCGAGACCCTGATCGCCACCGAATGCGAAATGATCGATGGCCGCTACAGCGGGCGCAGCACCGACATCCCGTGCTTTCGCGAAGGCAAGGTGACGCGGTTGAGTCGTTGGCTGGAAGAGACCGGGCATTCGCTGGAAGACAGCTATTTCTACAGCGATTCGATGAATGATTTGCCGTTGCTTGAGCAAGTGGCAAACCCGGTGGCGGTTGATCCGGATCCGAACCTGCGCGCCGAGGCCGAGAAGCGTGGCTGGCCGGTGATCAGCCTGCGCGACTGA
- a CDS encoding RNA pyrophosphohydrolase, with amino-acid sequence MIDPDGFRPNVGIILTNDAGQVLWARRINQDAWQFPQGGINPQETPEDALYRELNEEVGLEREDVEILACTRGWLRYRLPQRLVRTHSQPLCIGQKQKWFLLRLISNEQRVRMDLTGKPEFDGWRWVSYWYPLGQVVTFKREVYRRALKELAPRLLTRD; translated from the coding sequence GTGATCGACCCCGATGGTTTCCGCCCCAATGTCGGGATTATTCTCACGAATGATGCCGGCCAGGTGCTATGGGCTCGCCGTATCAATCAAGATGCCTGGCAGTTTCCACAGGGCGGGATCAACCCCCAGGAGACGCCGGAAGACGCCTTGTATCGCGAGTTGAACGAAGAAGTGGGTCTTGAGCGCGAAGATGTTGAAATTCTCGCCTGCACCCGGGGCTGGTTGCGCTATCGTTTGCCGCAACGTCTGGTCCGTACCCACAGCCAACCGCTGTGCATCGGCCAGAAACAGAAATGGTTTCTCCTGCGCCTGATCTCCAACGAGCAGCGGGTGCGGATGGATTTGACCGGTAAACCGGAATTCGATGGCTGGCGCTGGGTCAGTTATTGGTATCCGTTGGGCCAGGTGGTGACATTCAAGCGCGAGGTGTATCGACGCGCTCTCAAAGAGCTTGCCCCGCGCCTTTTAACGCGCGACTGA